From Rhodoferax sp. AJA081-3, the proteins below share one genomic window:
- the corA gene encoding magnesium/cobalt transporter CorA, which translates to MLNIFTLANGRLFQEEIESLEELSQFQPIWVDLESPTVEEKRWVKQYYGLSIPEDAMDEDIEESARFYEEDNGELHIRSDFLIADDDEPRTVRVAFILNQVNDELKSKGVLFSIHDEDVPVFRLLRMRARRAPGLIEDAKEVLLKLFDADAEYSADTLEGIYDELEKVSTKVLSGDVTDALAGEVLGAIARHEDMNGRIRRNVMDTRRAVSFMMRSKMLNGEQFEEARQILRDIDSLDSHTAFLFDKINFLMDATVGFININQNKIIKIFSVASVALLPPTLIASLYGMNFKFMPELDWTLGYPYALGLMVASALVPMWYFRKRGWLK; encoded by the coding sequence ATGCTCAATATTTTCACGCTCGCCAACGGACGGCTCTTTCAGGAAGAAATCGAGTCGCTGGAAGAGCTCTCCCAGTTCCAGCCCATCTGGGTTGACCTCGAATCCCCCACCGTAGAAGAAAAACGCTGGGTCAAACAGTACTACGGCCTGTCCATCCCCGAAGATGCGATGGACGAAGACATCGAAGAATCCGCGCGCTTTTACGAAGAAGACAACGGCGAGCTGCATATCCGCAGCGACTTCTTGATCGCCGACGACGACGAGCCACGCACGGTACGTGTGGCCTTTATTCTGAACCAGGTCAACGACGAGCTCAAAAGCAAGGGTGTGCTCTTCTCCATCCACGATGAAGACGTGCCGGTGTTCCGGCTGCTGCGCATGCGCGCCCGCCGCGCACCGGGGCTGATTGAAGATGCCAAAGAGGTTTTGCTCAAGCTGTTCGATGCCGACGCAGAATACTCCGCCGACACGCTGGAAGGCATTTACGACGAGCTGGAAAAGGTCAGCACCAAGGTCTTGTCTGGCGACGTGACCGATGCACTGGCCGGCGAGGTGCTGGGCGCCATTGCCCGCCACGAAGACATGAATGGCCGCATCCGCCGCAACGTGATGGACACCCGCCGCGCGGTCAGCTTCATGATGCGCAGCAAGATGCTCAATGGTGAGCAGTTTGAAGAGGCGCGCCAGATCCTGCGCGACATCGACTCGCTGGATTCCCACACGGCTTTCCTGTTCGACAAGATCAACTTCTTGATGGACGCCACCGTCGGTTTCATCAACATCAACCAGAACAAGATCATCAAGATCTTCTCGGTGGCCAGTGTGGCGCTGTTACCGCCAACGCTGATTGCCAGCCTGTACGGCATGAACTTCAAGTTCATGCCCGAGTTGGATTGGACACTGGGCTACCCCTATGCCCTGGGGCTCATGGTGGCCAGTGCACTGGTGCCCATGTGGTACTTCCGCAAGCGCGGCTGGCTCAAGTAG
- the hpf gene encoding ribosome hibernation-promoting factor, HPF/YfiA family, with amino-acid sequence MNLTISGHHLEVTPALRSYVTTKLDRIMRHFDQVVDVKVLLTVEKQKEKERRQRAECNIHVKGNDMFAESSHEDLYAAVDDLVDKLDRQVVRHKDRLQDHHHQAPKRLM; translated from the coding sequence ATGAATTTGACGATCAGCGGTCACCATCTTGAAGTTACCCCGGCACTGCGCAGTTACGTTACGACCAAGCTCGATCGAATCATGCGACATTTTGACCAGGTGGTCGATGTCAAGGTACTTCTAACCGTTGAGAAGCAAAAGGAAAAGGAACGACGGCAGCGTGCCGAGTGCAACATCCACGTCAAGGGCAACGACATGTTTGCCGAAAGCTCGCATGAGGACCTCTATGCGGCAGTGGATGACTTGGTTGACAAGCTGGACCGTCAGGTCGTGCGGCACAAAGACCGTCTGCAGGACCACCACCACCAAGCGCCCAAACGCTTGATGTAA